DNA from Hippoglossus hippoglossus isolate fHipHip1 chromosome 1, fHipHip1.pri, whole genome shotgun sequence:
GCTCAGGCCTGGGGACCACGTCCGTGTAAATGAACTTCTTTACTTTGAAAGGCGCCAGACGCTCAGCGATGGCGACACCTTTGAGAACAAATTCACAGTGGAAGAAGTCTGAGACTGAAAGACATGCAGTTTTGTTTGATAAGCCTGTGTACCGTGTGTCAGACACTGTGCTCACCGATCCTCCCCAGGCCAAGAATACCCACAGTGCTGTTGGCCAACTCATGTCCACACAGCCACAGGGTTCTCCATGTGCCCCAGCCACCTCTGAcacaagtgagagagagaggggtgtttgtgttttttaaaataacatctaTGAATGTTTGCCTGGACAGgtttgtctgtgagtgtgtgtgtgtgtattaacaTTACGTCTTGGCTTCATGCGTGGCCTCTATGAGCCTCCTGGAGGTTGTGAGCAGTAAAGCTACAGTCAGTTCAGCGACAGAATCTGTCAGAACATCAGGAGTATAACCTACACGGATTCCtctggagagaaacacagacattaCAAGAATCGTTTAGGAGCTGGAAACAATGacttttctttggttttgtcCCTTTTTAATGGAGATATTGGTCAGAAACACAAGTCTACACACAAATCAACACTTCTTAATGGATGTGTGTTAATCGATCACcttttcttcagctcctccagagagaGATGGTCAAAACCCACTGACATAGTACTAAGGACCTTCAGGTTTGGACCTGCAGAAATgcatcacacacagaaacacatgcatAAATAGAACCACTGTACGTTGCATGAAGCTCAGGGactgtcctctgacctgcggCGTCCAACAATTCTGCATCAATCTTCTCAGTCAGCACGCACAGCAGGGCATCAACACCTTTGACCTTCTCGAGCATCTCCTGCCTGGGCACAGGGAGGTCATCTGAGTCCCACAGCTGGAACTGCACCCTGGGAAAATAGAAGCCATGACATGTATGCCAAAAAGTGTCTCAGGTGCTTCAAATCTGTCTGACAGCTGCAACTGTTTCCTTCTGATACCTTCAAGCACACGTATTAAAACACAGTAACTTGTCCAGTCCACCTGCATATGAGCAGGTGAAGCAGTGACCTTCACAAAGGAAGGTCATTGGTCAATAGTGgtgcagaaaaataaagatactATACACAAGTATAAGGGATTCTTCATTTAAAGCCCTTGATTTATAGCATTTATCATATATAGTGCAGGCCCTCACAGAAATACTGGGACTTAAAGGTAAAGTGAGCTGTCTTGTGGGGGAATACCCCTCCAGTTACATGTCTTATCAGCCCAACCTCAGGGCACACGTTAGCAATTCTGTTTACTCAGAGTAAATGATGAACTTTACCAAGCAGACGTTCAAACTGCACAACTCTATCACAGTTAAATGAGATACAGCAGCCAATTCATTGCAAGAAATAGAGTTTAAGTGATGTAACAGGACACTCACTGTCCAGATTCACGCAGGATCTTCAGACCCTCAGGTGGGATCTGTCTGGTGATGTATACCCGAGACAGGGTGGACATCTCTCTCTGCATGTTGCTTGTTAGAGCCAGTGGAGTAATCCGCTGAAGCCGACGCAGTGCCATGCGACTGGACCACATTGCCAGGAGGGAATGAATCTGTTGGCAAATGTTGGAGAGATTGAAGTGGCACTTTGGAGTTTGGCGTCCGTTGTGTGCATGAGCATGATTTTGGCTCCAGTTCAGTGGAGGGGtggtccctgtgtgtgtgtctctgaccaATATGATGAGAGGGAGGGTGTCTCTAAAGTCTGAGGTCAAGAGGTTTTgtcccagaaaaaaaaaaaaaaaaggctgagtAAAAAGATCTTTGTCCTGAAATTTAAGGTTATTTCAAAatcacagatacacaaacatgaaacaaactatcacacacacacacacacacacacacacacacacacacacacacacacacacacaaatggtaCATGAGACAGCTTGTGTTTTTGATACATTATTGTCCACCTAAGTAGGATGTCAATGTTTCACTCGGCTGTTGAACTTTGTTCCTATAAACACTGAAAGctgttttttgttctgttttgtctcTCTAGTTGGATCTGGTTCAGAAATATGTCCCTAACAGTTAAGCACTGATGTCCAACACGGGTAAATACACGAATATATAAAAGAATAGGaaatagtttttctcttttattttgattcagGTATTTCACAACAATGTAAAATATGGTCTTGTGTCTTTGTCATTCTTGTAATCAAccaataattaattaattaaattgctAAAATACTATTAACAAATAATACTACTAGTATTGAACTTCATAATTGCTGCCAACTAAAAGTGTGTGAAAGTTTCTGCTTAATGGGGCCAACAAATTGGGGAGAGTTGTAAAGTTTTGCACTTATGGTTGATTTGTTATGAATTTTCAAAGTTTTAAACTTTAGACGGTTGTTGTAGCGCCACCATCAATGAAACGTAGAAGACATGATGATGGCCCCAGCAGGATATACCGTTTTTGGACAGGCGATCGTGTGAAAATGGTTTATTCTCTGAAATGCTAACATATTTAATTCAGTGATTAATATTACTACACTTACcgaaataaatataaataagatatgatataactttattgatccacacacacactgaggaaattcagttgttacagcaggtcagaatgaggtagacaagagaataaaaaatatctttaaaacacaatagaataaaactaaaagatttacataaatacacctttcactgtagtggtttgtacGTAAGTGTAATAAAGTAGAGTGCAgtagtaaagtgcagtggcgCAGGATGatttttgtttataaatataaGGACATATTGTGatgtgcagaaacacaaaagtTAAATACAATTGGTGTGTAAAGTCATGGATGGAAAGTAAGAATATCCACGAGTaaagtattgtgtgtgtgtgtgtgtgtgtgtgagagagacctCGGTCATGTGATCATGGTAACCCGGAAGCAGTCCAGGTTTTAACCAGTCGCAGCCATTCATTCGCTGTAGCTTGTCGCTCATACTGGCAGGTGGCTTCCTATgattctttctcttctttaaaGACAACATGAACAACGACCTTATCTGAACGCTTTCTCCGATCAGACCGGACACGTCTTTCCTCTGCGGGGGGTTATCTGTAGCCTAACGTGTGTGTCATCACTTTGAACGAGTTTATGACAagtgtcctcctcttcctcgccacCGGCACCCGGCAGCGGTGGCGCTCCTAGCTAGCTAGCGAGGAAGCTAGCTGTAGCGAGCTAAACCTTTCCTCAGCACATTTCCTGACTAAACCGGCGGGAGCTAACAGCTAGCGTCCCTGACTGTCACAACGCGTCGCTGTGTTAGCTCGTGGTTGTCTGTGTAGCTCGTAGCGCGGCTGACAGCTGTCAGGTCAACAACGCGCAGAGTGTGACTCAGTTAGCATGTTAGCTAACCGGCAGCGGggcgttgtttttttttccatcttagCCGCTAACACTGACTCAAATCGTCTGTGACCACGGTCTGTGTTTCTATTTGTCTGACAGGTGCGGTCGTTCCCTCTCTGACACTCggaccccccctcctcccctcccggCATGGCTGCAGACCCGATGGAGATTGACGACTCTCTTTACAGGTGAGTCTTCCAGGTGTACTCTGTTATTGTTGCTCCAGAAGCTGCAGATCACGTCGGAGTCCGGACAGGAGAtgacagtgttgtgttgtgctccTTCCTTTCCCCTCCAGTCGCCAGCGATATGTGCTGGGAGACAGTGCTATGCACCAGATGGCCCAGTCGTCAGTCTTTCTCAGTGGAATGGGAGGACTGGGAGTGGAGATAGGTAACCATCACAGCACTTTAAAGATATTCAGCAGCATGTATTCATATAGTTGTTGCCAACTGATTTGAGGGTGATTAACTTGATTTCTGGTTTTACAGCAAAGAATATCGTCCTGGCCGGTGTGAAGGTACGCACCCTCACTGAAATGTGATTGTCcaacaaatatataatgtttaaGTGTCCGATCAGccctggtgttaacatctgtcctgagttaTCCCATCACAAGTGATCAGCACATAGTAGAGGTGTGAATGCACCCGAATGggtcctgagatccgatcacattCCGAGGTGGTTTGGGACTCGTGTAGCCACATATTTTCGCTGAGTGAACGCAAatgcgtcctgggccacatcTAAAGGAACACGCCTCCTCAGCTCACGCCTCTAACccactacagtttcacaattCATCAAATCTATTTTTACCCCTCTCGTTGCCCATATATGGAGTTGTTTgtggccacaatatcaacactgacgGCCACCTAACGATTGTTCCTTTTTgtaaattggtcaaatcttaCTTCACAGCAGATCTGCAGCTCATTGATTCATTCATCACCTCCTGACTCTTCTTGTTCTCTCTCGCTGacgctgtcacacacacacacaaccattgTTCTGggttaatataatataatatgacgTATGTGTATTTGCTAATAGAGTGGGGAAGTGAGACACATTCAGGGCCCATTTCAATACCAGGTGTAAATAGGCAAACTAAGCGCAGGACGGATGATTATACCAGGTCTGATCAGGACCTTTGTCCTTCCAGTGCCTTAGCTGTAGTCTCTGTGTACAcgtgtgctctgtgtgtgtacaggcaGTCACCCTTCATGACACAAAACAATGTGAGACCTGGGATCTGGGCTCCAACTTCTTTATCCGCAAAGAGGATGTGTTGAACAGCAGAAAGAGGTAATATACAACATACATCTGGACAGACTATACTCGCATGGAGAaatatcacacactcacacgcggactgtgatctttatatacaggcaAACCCTTATACATCTCTTGTTTGCTTAGATTGtttaataaaagttttcatCCATCCTCAGGGTGGAGGCGGTTTGCCCTCGGGTCGCAGAGTTGAACCCCTATGTTCATGTTGACATGTCCTCCTCTGCCCTGGATGACAACACTGATCTCAGTTTTCTTAGCCAGTATCAGGTAAGACATTTGTGAATGAGTTGTTCTTAGTCAGTCAGTAAAATAGTTTTCCTGCAGGCCCCACTGTGACCAATGTGGAATCACCTGTGGCTTAAACATACAACTTCATTCTTTTTTCATTGACTGGACTCCAGGTTTACGAATGTCATTAGCGAGCGATTTCCAACCATTGGGaatgtttgtttgaattatgttttcaatatggacaagaagaaaacaatgcGTTGTGTGttcattcaaatgtatttggTTAGAGATCTAACTACATTGTAATCTATAACACATAGATGGAAATAATACCAAAGGGCTCACTTACTTTTATTTGCCCCTGCATGTTATATGTTAATTTGAAAAATGCTTTAGACCTGAAATGTGGCTGTAAagcttgttgtttttatgtagaACATAATCTGTGATCAGTTTGGATTCATAAAAGTCTTTCTCAGTGGCTCTACGCATCACCTGTTTACTTGTTAACTAGAAAAATGACTGTCATTTTCTTGTATATTTCACATAACCTTAATTAACATCGGCTTTGTTTTGTCCAGACTCTGCTGCAGACTGAAGGTAACATTtgatctctgtctgtctgtctcctctctcctgcagtgtgtgatcATGACCCAAGCCAGGTTGAACCTACAGAAGAGAGTAAATGAGTTCTGCCACTCACAACAACCCCCCATCAGAGTAAGTCTGCAGTCATTACAGTGGTTCTACATCACAGAGCACGAGTTAACGATGTCTTGTGGATGtggaacacacaaacagtcatgTATTTATCACTGCCTGTATTAGGGCttgaaaaaaagtcaaacattttgCTCGCACACCCCCTGCCACGCACAACACGAGACGAAACCTGACTGAAGAAcgatcctgatcctgatcatcgattaataactaaatacatgtgatcgTGAGCGACAGACACGAGcggacagacacacatgctCCTGTAAACTAACCAGACTGTTGCATTTTCTTCCCTGCCAGTTCATTGGTTGTGACGCCTACGGCATCTGTGTGCGGGTGTTTTGCGATTTCGGGGAAGAGTTTGAGGTCTCTGAtcccacaggagaggagcccaAGGAGATTTTCATCCAAAGTATCAGTCAGGTAGATTTCTGCAACATGTAGAATTGGCATTTTGTTATTCTAAATTTATTGTTACTCTAAACATTAAACAAATCCTCTCTTGACTCTTTCCCCTTTAGGACAGTCCAGGAGTGGTAACATGCATGGACAACCAACCCCACGGCCTACAGACCGGCCAGAGTGTTGTGTTCAGAGAGGTCAATGGCATGGCGGAACTCAACGGCACTGCACGACAGGTCTCAGGTATTATGTCAACATTGCAGATAATGATTCCAGTACATTAAAGTTTTTTGCTGAGCCTTTTCTGTAAGTGTATTATTGTAAATCTATTTCACCAGCATACCTGAAAAATCTGAGATGCAACCAACATTAAGAATATAGTCGTAATATTTATTTGACGTAAAACCAATGCtgtctctttcatttctgtccCATTTTGAGTTGTTCCAAGAGCAGATTTGATGAGAGATTTTCTGTATTGGTGACAAAAGTACAGTGATCTAACCTaagccatgtttgtttcttttttggtgtgtgtgtgtttgttatcaGTCATTTCCCCTCATAGTTATGCAATAGGAGATACATCCCAATTACAACCATATGCACATGGTGGTTTCTTTTTCCTGGTGAAAACCCCTAAGACATACACATT
Protein-coding regions in this window:
- the grhprb gene encoding glyoxylate reductase/hydroxypyruvate reductase b produces the protein MWSSRMALRRLQRITPLALTSNMQREMSTLSRVYITRQIPPEGLKILRESGQVQFQLWDSDDLPVPRQEMLEKVKGVDALLCVLTEKIDAELLDAAGPNLKVLSTMSVGFDHLSLEELKKRGIRVGYTPDVLTDSVAELTVALLLTTSRRLIEATHEAKTGGWGTWRTLWLCGHELANSTVGILGLGRIGVAIAERLAPFKVKKFIYTDVVPRPELASMINAEYVSFDELAKQSDFLAVCCALTPETKEICNKNLFSKMKNTSIFINTSRGGVVNQDDLYEALSTGQIAGAGLDVTVPEPLPITHPLFTLKNCVILPHVASASFTTRNAMSALAANNLLLGLRGEPMIKELKL